From the genome of Streptacidiphilus sp. PB12-B1b:
GACACTCTTCGCGCTGCCTTGGCCGTCGAGAGCGGGGAGCTCAGGCCAGCAGAGCGACGCGGCCTCCTCGATGCGCAGCCCGGTGGTGACCAACAGTTCGGTCATGACGACGTTGCGCTCCGCGTTGCGGCCGCGGAAGGTCCTGTCGTCGCCCCCAGCCGGGAGTAGGCCGCGTAGACCGACATCTCGAAACGCCGTATAGCGCGGGACGGAGAGAAACCGCACATCCCCGCGCTTGGCGGCCTTTTCCATGGCGCGGTTGTTACGGACGCGCACCTGATTTCCGCCGCCGATGTGGCGGGAGCTCTCGGAGTACCTGAACGGGGTTTGGTCGATCAGCCCCTCGTCGAGGGCCCACGAGTAGAACTTGTCGAGTGCCGCGACGGAGCGGTTCCACGTCGAGGCCGAGACGACCTGAGTTGGATCGGGCGAGACGCGCCTGGCTCGATGGAATGCAGTCACGTCGTCCCGGTCGGCATGCCAAACGGTCTTGCATCGATGTTCCTCAAGGAAGCGTGCCCAGGTCAGCAGATCGAGAGCGTAGGCGCGCCAGGAGTTCGCCGACCGCACGCCAAGGGTCGGCAGGGACCATAGGAAGCGGTTGAGCTGGATGTCGTACCGACCGTCGCTTTCGAGGATGAAAGGCGCGCTGGCGTGCAACCCGTGCCGTTCAAGTGCCCTATGGGCATCGCTCACCCCGGCTGTCTCCAGAGCTTCCGGATCGGTGAAGAAGAGCTCCATCTGAGCACACCCCCTGCCCCAGCAACGACTGGAGAGGTCGTGAGACACGGTCGTGCGTGGATAAGCCCTTCGACCTCAGCCTGCTCGACGCCGAGCTCGCCCGGCACGGCCTGGCCTCGCTGTCCGAGCGGCTGGGCGGCGCCGAGCCCGGCCCGGTGCTGGACCCGCTCACCATCGACCGCGCCGTCGACAAGTACCGCAAGGGCTCGCGCACGCTGCAGAGCGCCTGCGCCCACTACGGGGTCGAGCTGAACGGCGCGCACCGGGCCGGGAACGACGCCCTGGCCGCGCTGCGGGTGGCGCTGGCGCTGGGCAGGGCCTACCCGGCGGAGATAGGCGGGCTGGACCCGGCAGAGCTGCACGAGCGTCAGATCGGCTGGTACCGCGCGTGGGCGGAGGGGCTGCAGAGCTGGCTGCGGCGGAGCAAGGACCCGGCCGCGGTCGTGGACGGCAGCTGGCCCGCGCGCTGAGCGGGTTCGGGCCGGACCGTTGGCGGCGCAGGTGTGGCGAAGCCCACACTCCGGGGCGGGGGCGGGGCGCAGCCGTGCGGGGCGGCGCGGCCGGGCTGCCCGCCCCGGGCCGGGTACCCGGGGTTTCCCCTGGTGCTGCCTCCACGTATCTCCGCCCTGAGGGGGAGGAGGCTCCACCCGGGGGACGAGGTGCGGCGGCCTCCCGCCGGGCGAAGATGGGTTGCGTCGGATCCGAGTCAGCTGTGGGGACCGCCCGGTCGAGGGAACTGACTTGCCGGACGGCTAGTGACCTTCCTAGGATGCTGACACTGAACTTACTTGTCGACCGGCTAGGTTGCTGGTCAGATCGCGCTGCCCGTGCACTGACGCCAGGGTGGGGTGATCTCTGCCCTGGAGGCTGCCCTCATGTTCCATCGGATAGGACGCACCGTCGTCCGCCACCCGGTCTGGACGATCGTGACCTGGCTGGTCGCGGCCGTCGTGATCGCCCTGACCGCCCCGGCGCTCGCGTCCAACAGCAACGAGAGCAGCTTCCTCCCCTCCAGCTACGAGTCCATCCAGGCGATGGACCTGCAGCAGAACGCCTTCCCGGCGGCCTTCACCCCCGCCGCCGAGGTGCTCATCCAGCGCGTCGACGGCGGCCCGCTCACCACGGCCGACAAGGCGCTGGCGCTCAAGATCACCAACGAGCTGGGCCAGAAGAAGATCGACCAGGTGCAGGCCGTCATCCCGGGGATGTTCTCCAAGGACGGCAAGTACGACCTGGCCCTGGTCAAGATGAACAGCGCCACCGCCGGGCAGCCCGCCCAGTCGACCGCGGCGCAGACCCTGCGCACCGACGTCAAGCAGCTGACCGCCGGGACCACGCTGGAGGCCAAGGTCGGCGGCAG
Proteins encoded in this window:
- a CDS encoding exonuclease domain-containing protein, which translates into the protein MDKPFDLSLLDAELARHGLASLSERLGGAEPGPVLDPLTIDRAVDKYRKGSRTLQSACAHYGVELNGAHRAGNDALAALRVALALGRAYPAEIGGLDPAELHERQIGWYRAWAEGLQSWLRRSKDPAAVVDGSWPAR
- a CDS encoding tyrosine-type recombinase/integrase, which codes for MELFFTDPEALETAGVSDAHRALERHGLHASAPFILESDGRYDIQLNRFLWSLPTLGVRSANSWRAYALDLLTWARFLEEHRCKTVWHADRDDVTAFHRARRVSPDPTQVVSASTWNRSVAALDKFYSWALDEGLIDQTPFRYSESSRHIGGGNQVRVRNNRAMEKAAKRGDVRFLSVPRYTAFRDVGLRGLLPAGGDDRTFRGRNAERNVVMTELLVTTGLRIEEAASLCWPELPALDGQGSAKSVAFDLAPPTTKRDKGRKILLPKRVLRALTDYIEIERSLTLARWHAHGCSLPAGAVLGSQADRRGVRLPTKEGHPRRVPWSRVPPEVRARLYLVDEQGLPLGPACVWVGQEARPVSLSAWESVFVRASERCREHGIDVAATPHVLRHTFAVHLLSALIQEQIGSVNRRELTDGVYRRIIGDPLDHLRRLLGHASITTTYIYLDCTDQAQGLIDDAVDAWTSEVVDTAVRISQQTPSCPSAAAQESTW